The genomic interval TTACCCGCTCCCATCCAAAGAATGGAAAGCCGCCAGCATCCACACCTACGACGACCACCGCGTCGCCATGTGCTTCTCGCTCGCTGCTTTCAATGCAGACCAAGTGCCGGTTCGCATTGAAGATCCCAAGTGTGTGGCCAAAACTTTTCCCGATTACTTTGAGGCCTTGTTCTCGGTCGCCCACGCCAACGCCCAAGACATTCCTGTCATTTGCATCGATGGCCCCACCGCTTCGGGCAAGGGCACCTTGGCCAGCCGCGTGGCACAGACCTTGGGCTACCACTACCTCGATTCAGGTGCGCTCTACCGCGTGACCGCCTATGCAGCGCTGAAAGCTGGTCTGTCGCTAGAAGCCAACGACGAAGCCCGCATTTCCGACCTCGCCCGCACCCTGCCCGTGCGCTTTGAAGGCGACACCGTGTGGTTGGGTAACGAAGACGTGAGCGACGCCATTCGCACCGAACAAGCAGGCATGAATGCTTCTAAAGTGTCTGTTTTACCTGCTGTTCGTACTGCTTTGGTGGCTTTGCAGCACAGCTTCCAGCGCCTGCCTGGCCTCTTGGCCGATGGCCGTGACATGGGCACCGTCATCTTCCCTGATGCGCCTTTGAAAGTGTTTTTGACCGCCAGCGCCGCGCAGCGCGCCGAGCGTCGTCATAAGCAATTGATTTCAAAGGGTATTTCGACTACACTCGACAGTCTTCGCGCCGATTTAGAGGCACGCGACGCACGCGATTCATCGCGCAGCGTGGCACCCTTGAAAGCGGCACAAGATGCTTTCCAACTCGACAACTCTTCGCTCTCTATCGAAGCTTCGGTAGACCAAGTGTTGACGTGGTGGCAAGCAAAGCAACCCTTTTTATAGAGCTGCAAAGTTCTTTGACAGGGCTGCGCCCTTGGCCCGTTTGGCTCCTCTCGCGCTGCATTGGCGCACTGGCCCAACGGATCTAAAACTTAACCCGTGGCTCACGCCACACACCACCGCTTATCGCAGGCCTCATGTGGCGCAGCAATCGTGCTGCCCTCTTTCCCGTGATAAGACAAAGGAAATAAATGTCTGAATCTTTTGCCGCCCTATTTGAAGAATCCCTGAAGCGCTCCGAAATGCGCACAGGTGAAGTGATCACCGCTGAAGTGGTTCGTATCGAACACAACCACGTCGTCGTGAACGCTGGCCTCAAGTCCGAAGCTTATGTGCCAATCGAAGAATTCAAAAACGACAAGGGCGAGCTCGAAGTCCAAGCGGGTGACTTCGTGTCAGTTGCGATCGGTAGCGTTGAAAACGGCTACGGCGACACCATTTTGAGCCGCGACACTGCCAAGCGTTTGGCATCGTGGATGAGCTTGGAAAAAGCTCTGGAATCTGGCGAATTTGTCACTGGCACGACCAGCGGCAAAGTCAAGGGTGGCTTGACCGTGTTGGTCAACGGCATCCGCGCCTTCTTGCCTGGTTCATTGATCGACACACGTCCGATCAAAGACTTGTCTCCTTACGAGAACAAGACCATGGAATTCAAAGTCATCAAGCTCGACCGCAAGCGCAACAACGTCGTGTTGTCACGCCGCGCTGTGGTGGAAGCTTCGATGGGCGAAGAGCGCGCCAAGTTGATGGAGACTTTGAAAGAAGGCTCTATCGTCAACGGCGTGGTCAAGAACATCACCGAATACGGTGCATTCGTGGACTTGGGCGGCATCGACGGCCTGTTGCACATCACCGACATGGCATGGCGTCGTGTGCGTCACCCATCTGAGGTGGTCACAGCGGGTCAAGAAATCACGGCCAAGATCCTCAAGTTCGACACCGAGAAAAACCGCGTGTCCTTGGGCCTCAAGCAAATGGGCGACGATCCTTGGATGGGTGTCAACCGCCGCTACCCACAAAGCACTCGCCTGTTCGGCAAGATCACCAACATCGCCGACTACGGCGCGTTTGTGGAACTCGAACCCGGCATCGAAGGCTTGGTGCACGTCTCTGAAATGGACTGGACCAACAAGAACGTCGCTCCTTCCAAGATCGTGTCCTTGGGCGACGAAGTCGAAGTCATGGTCCTCGAGATCGACGAAGACAAGCGCCGCATCAGCTTGGGCATGAAGCAATGCAAAGCTAACCCTTGGCAAGACTTCGCTCAAAACACCAAGCGCGGCGACCGCGTGAAGGGCCCCATCAAATCGATCACCGACTTCGGCGTGTTCGTGGGCTTGGCTGCCGGCATCGACGGTTTGGTTCACTTGTCTGACTTGTCTTGGAACGAAACCGGCGAAAACGCCGTGCGCGAATACAAGAAGGGTCAAGAAGTTGAGGCTTTGGTCTTGGCTGTGGACGTGGACCGCGAGCGCATCAGCTTGGGTATCAAACAACTCGACTCAGACCCCTTCACCACCTTCGTGTCGATCAACGACAAAGGCCAAACCGTTACCGGTAAGGTCAAGACTGTGGATGCCAAGGGCGCTGAAATCGACCTCGGCGAAGACATCGTCGGCTACTTGCGCGTCAGCGAAATTTCACGCGACCGCGTGGAAGATGCGAGCCACGTGTTGAAAGTCGGCGACGAAGTGACTGCTGTGGTGGTGAACGTGGATCGCAAGACCCGCAACATCCAGTTGTCTATCAAAGCCAAAGACGCTGTGGACCAACAAGAAGCCATGGCTTCCTTGTCACAACAGTCGAAGAGCGAAAACGCTGGCACCACCAGCCTGGGCGCTTTGTTGCGCGCTAAGCTCGACAACAACTGATGACCCGTTCAGACCTGGTCGAAGAGCTGGCTGCCCGCTTTGGGCAGCTCACGCACCGCGACGCCGAGTTCGCTGTCAAGACGCTTCTTGACGCGATGAGCGACGCGCTGGTGCGCGGGCACCGCATTGAGTTGCGGGGCTTTGGCAGTTTTTCGATCAACCGTCGCCCGCCTCGCATGGGACGCAACCCGCGTTCCGGCGAAAGCGTGGCGATTCCTGAAAAACGCGTGCCCCATTTCAAGCCGGGCAAAGCCCTGCGCGAAGCAGTGGACACACGCACCCAGGAATTGTTGGCGGGGTCTGCACCCAAAGGTTAAGTTCGATGTGATTTCAAGGAGCCGCAAGGCTAAAATGGTCCTCGTCACAGAGGAGCTAACTTGAAAAACCTCATGTGGCTGCTTCAGTTGTTACTGAAAGCAGCCATTTTTTTTACCCTGTTCGCTTTTGCGCTGAACAACCAACACGATGCCGTGGTCCATTTCTTTTTTGGCACCACGTGGAACGCGCCGTTGGTGTTGGTGTTGCTGACCGTCTTCGTCATGGGCGTGGCGGTGGGCGTGATTGGCATGGTGCCGCGCTGGTGGAAGCACCGACGCTTGGCCAAATTGGCCACACCGTCGACACCCGACAACACGCCTTCAGCCACCTCTTCTGCGGACCCCACACATGGAATTTGACCTCAGCTGGATTTTGCTGGGCTTGCCCCTCGCCTTCATCTTGGGCTGGGTGGCCTCGCGCATGGACTTGCGCCAGCTGCGCCTTGAAAACCGCCAAACCCCAAAAGCGTATTTCAAAGGCTTGAACCACTTGCTCAACGAGCAGCAAGACCAAGCCATCGACGCATTCATCGAGGCCGTGCAACACGACCCCGACACGTCAGAGCTGCACTTTGCCTTGGGTAACCTCTTCCGCCGCCGTGGCGAATACGAGCGTGCCGTGCGCGTGCACCAGCACTTGCTGTCACGAGGTGACTTAAGCCAAGCTGATCATGACCGCGCCCAACACGCCCTTGCCTTGGATTACCTCAAGGCAGGCTTGCTCGACCGCGCAGAAGACGCCCTGACCAAACTCGAAGGCACGGCCCACCAAGCACAAGCGCACTTGGCTTTGCTGAGCATTTACGAGCGCTCACGTGATTGGGCCAAAGCCTCTGTCATTGCCAAGAAATTGGGCAACAGCGGCCAAGGCAGTTTTCAAGGTCGCTTGGCGCATTACCTGTGCGAAGAGGCTGAAAGCCTTGACGTGACGCAACACGCCGCCCAAGTGATCGTCTTGTTGAAACAAGCCACTGACGCAGCGCCACAAAATGCACGTGCGCGCATCGCGTTGGCCAAAGCGTTCGAACAAACTGACCGTGCATCCGAAGCCTATGCCACGCTGGACAACTTGGCCGAGCAAGTGCCCTCGTCCTTGCCCTTGGTGGCCCCCAAACTCGCGGCTTTGGCTCAAACCTTGAATTGCATGCCCAAGGCCTTGGCTTTGCTGGAAACCAGCTACACCAAAACCGCCTCGCTGGATGTACTCAACGCCATCGTCACGCTGCGCCGTGCGCAAGGCGAAACCAATACCGGCGGTCTGTTTGCCAAACACTTGGAGCGCGAACCTTCGTTGGTTGCTGCCACGCAGTGGATTGCCAACGAAAAATTCGAACATGAAGAATTTCACCCGCAGGTGCAACGTGCGCTGGAGCGTGCAGCCAAACCACTGCAACGTTACCGTTGCGCGGCTTGCGGTTTTGAAGCCACCCAACACTTTTGGCAATGTCCTGGCTGCCAAGCCTGGGACAGCTACCCCGCTCGACGCGTGGAGGAACTATGACCACCATCACCAAACAACAACTCAGCCAAGCCCACGTCTTGGTCGTCGGCGATGTGATGCTCGACCGCTATTGGTATGGCGCGGTTGACCGTATCAGCCCCGAAGCTCCCGTGCCTGTCGTGCGCATCACGCGCGAAGAAAATCGCTTGGGCGGTTGCGCCAACGTGGCCTACAACGTGGTGAGCGTGGGTGCCAAAGCCTCGCTCTTGTCTGTCGTGGGCGACGATGACGCCAGCCACTTGCTGGAAGACTTAGTCGCCAAGACCGGCATTGCGCCGCATTTGGGCCGTGACAGCCTGCTCAAAACTACCGTCAAGCTGCGCGTGATTGGCCGTCAACAACAACTGCTGCGCGTGGACTTTGAGAACACGCCACAAAACGAAGTGCTGGCCTCGCAGACCGACCAATTTCTACAACTGCTGCCCGCCCACAACGTGGTGCTGTTCTCCGACTACGGCAAAGGTGGCTTGGCCCATGTGTCGCAAATGATTGCAGCAGCCCGCGCCGCTGGCAAAGCCGTGCTGATTGACCCCAAAGGCAGCGACTACTCGCGTTACGCAGGCGCGACCTGCATCACACCCAACCGCGCCGAGCTGGAACAAGTCATTGGTAAGTGGGCCAGCGAGGCCGAGCTGAAGCAAAAAGCCCACGCCCTGCGCCAAGAACTCAAGCTCGACGCCCTGCTGCTCACCCGCAGCGAAGAAGGCATGACTTTGTTTGATGCACAAGGCGAGTTGAGCGTGTCAGCCCAAGCGCGCGAAGTGTTTGATGTGACCGGCGCGGGCGACACCGTGATTGCCACTCTGGCTACCTTGGTCGCTGCGGGTCTAAGCCTGCGCGATGCGATGCCATTGGCCAACAAGGCGGGCGGCGTGGTGGTGGGCAAGTTTGGTACAGCCACCGTCAGCTACGAAGAATTGATGGCCTAAACAGCCTTAGTGAATCAGGAGAATTTATGAAAATCGTCGTCACAGGCGCCGCTGGTTTTATCGGCAGCAACATCATCAAGGGCCTGAACGCCCGCGGCATCACCAACATCATTGCGGTCGATGACCTCACTGAAGGTGACAAGTTTCGCAACATCGCTGACTTAAAGATTGCCGACTACCTCGACAAAGATGTGTTCTATGAACTCTTTGCCGAAAACGCCTTCGGTAAAGTCGAAGCCGTGTTCCACGAAGGCGCTTGCAGCGACACCATGGAGAGTGATGGCAAGTACATGATGGACAACAACTACACCCTGTCGTGTGGTTTGTTCAACGCCTGCCAACAAAGCGGCACTCGTTTGCTCTACGCCTCATCCGCTGCCACCTACGGCGGTAGCGACACCTTTGTGGAGTCGCCCGAGTACGAACTGCCACTCAATGTGTACGGCTACTCCAAGTTGCTGTTTGACCAACGCATGCGTTTGGAATGCAATAACAACTTCAAGAAGTTCAAGCGCCAAGTGGTGGGCTTTCGCTACTTCAATGTGTACGGCCCGCGCGAGCAGCACAAAGGCCGCATGGCCAGCGTGGCGTTTCACCAGTTCAACCAATTCAATGCTGAAGGCAAAGTGAAGTTGTTTGGTGAATACGGCGGGTACGCCCAAGGCGCACAAATGCGCGACTTCGTCTTCATCGACGACGTGGTGGCCGTGAACCTGTGGTTCTTAGACAACCCAGATAAATCTGGCATCTTCAACCTCGGCTCAGGCCGCGCACAGCCGTTCAACGATGTGGCCTTGTCGGTGGTCAACGCGATGCGCGCTAAAAAAGGTGAAGCCGCTCTTGATTTGGCAGGTGCTGCCAAAGCGGGCTTGATTGAATACGTGCCCTTCCCCGATGCGCTGCGTGGCAAATACCAGTGCTACACGCAGGCCGACCTCACCAACCTGCGCGCCAGCGGCTGTGACCACCCGTTTGCCGACGTGCAAAGCGGTGTGACGCAATACATGGCGACTTTGAGCAAATAAGCACTCGCCATGAACACCCCGCATCACAACTTCGGTTTTTGCGCGGTGTTCAAAGCGCTAAAGCGATGCAAGTGGCGTGGTGTTGTGCGCGGCTTATTGAGTAGTGTTGTAGCGCTGATGTTCTGTGACGCAGTTCTGGCACTAGACATCAACCAAGCCAACGAGGCCGAGTTAGACAGTGTCAAAGGCATGGGCCCGGCGCTCAGCGCCAAGGTGCTGAGCGCCCGCACACAGGGGTCGTTCAAAGACTGGTCCGACCTGATGCAACGCGTCTCAGGTATTCGCCAAAACAAAGCCCTGCATTTTTCAGAACAAGGCTTGACTGTCAACGGCCAAGCATTCCGCGCCAAGCCCTAAACAGAGCCCAATGACATCAACGTGATGGCCATTGCGCAGCTTGCAAAAGCGCTAACGCATCTTCGCGCCAGAACGTAGCCGCCGCAAAGAACCCTTCCCATACACAGCCGTTACAGCCGCGTCCACAGCACGTGGTGGGCTCAGATGGCGGTGTGCGTAAGCTCACACCACATTGCGAGGCGAGCGCTTGCGCCTTCGCGAACAAGGCCTGCGCACTTGGGCCATCGCTCAAAGGCATGTCGGCTAAAGATTCGATGCTCATGCCCGAATCCTAGCCGCACTGCCAACGCCTATTTGTTGGCGTTCGAGAAGAACAGTTGTTCACCGCCAATTTTGTAGGCGCTGATGGACGATTGGCCTGCTGGCGAGATCACCCAGTCCACAAACTTCTGCGCCAAGTCAGCCTTGACATGGGGGTGCTTGGCGGGGTTGACCACCATCACGCCATATTGGTTGAACAAGCGGTTGTCGCCCTCGACCAAGACTTGCAAGTCTTGGCGATTCTTGAAGTTCAACCATGTGCCGCGGTCGGTCAGCGCATACGCACCGGTGGATGAGGCAATGTTCAAAGCCGGGCCCATGCCGCAACCGCACTCTTTGTAACCAGCACCTTTGTTGTCTAAGCCTGCGACTTTCCAGTAACGCAACTCAGCCGCATGTGTACCGCTCTTGTCGCCACGCGACACAAAACCGGCTTGCGTAGTCGCCACCTTTTGCAAGGCCGAGACGATGTCTTTGCCACGCACTTTGGCAGGGTCATTGGCAGGACCAACCAACACAAAGTCGTTATACATCACGGGGTAACGTTTGACGCCAAAGCCTTCTGCCACAAACTTTTCTTCGGCGGCTTGGTCATGCACAAACAGCACGTCCGCATCACCGCGACGGCCTGTGTCCAAAGCTTGGCCCGTACCCAAAGCCACCACTTTGATGTCAATGCCAGACGCCTGTTTGAACGCAGGTAACAAGTGGGCAAACAACCCCGATTGCTCGGTGGAGGTGGTGGATGCCATCACGATGCTGGGGGCTTGCGCCCGCGCAACGCTGCTGCCCACGGTCAAAACCACAGCCAACAAACTGGCCAACGAGAACAAATGTGTGCGTCGTGTCATCCCAACTCTCCCTTTAAAAACAAATGCGCCTCGGGGTGACTCTCACCCAAAGGTTGATTGAAAAATGCATCCACAGGCAGGTCAGCCAACACGCGACCCGCCTCCAAATAAATCACGCGGGTGGCCAAGCGTTTGACTTGACCCAGGTTGTGGCTGCTGAACAGCAAGCTCACTTCTGCTGCAGCCACCCACTCGGCCAGCAAGCGCTCGACCTCGCGTTTGGCGTGAGGGTCAAGGCTAGACGTGGGTTCGTCTAGCAACACAAAATTGGGCTGCAAAGCCCACGCACGGGCCAGCGCCAAACGTTGCTGCTGCCCACCAGACAAAGTGCGTGCTGAACGCTGCGCTATATCTTGCAAGCCCACGCGCTCTAGCGCCTGCATGGCTCGCACATGCGCGTCACGCCAAGGCGTGCCTTGCAGCCACAAACCCCACACCACAAAGCGCAGCACCGAACTGCGCAACATGTGCGGGCGCTGAAACGCCATGGCTTGGGTCACATCAGTCGCCACCGACACGTGTCCGTGCGACACCTTGAGCAAACCATGCGCCACACGCAGCAGCGTGCTTTTTCCGCTGCCGTTCGCTCCCACCAAAGCCACGCGTTCGCCCGCTTGCATCGACACGTTGACGCCCTGCAAAGCCAAATGCGCACCGAACTGCACCGATACATCGCGCAGGTTCAAAACAGCGCTCATACCAACACCCCTTGCACAGGGTCCGTGCCAGAGCCGTCCATGCGCTGTCGCCAACGACGCAACGCCGAAATGCACACATTCAGCAACAGCACCACACTCATCAGCACCAGCCCCAAAGCCAAGGCCAAGGGCAAATCGCCCTTGCTGGTTTCCAATGCAATGGCGGTGGTCATCACCCGCGTGAAGCCCTCAATGTTGCCGCCCACCACCATCACCGCACCCACTTCAGAAATGGCACGGCCAAAGGCGGCAATCAGCACCGTGAGCAAGGTGTAACGCTCGTCCCACGCCAGCAACACACTGCGCAGCCAAGGCTTGGCCCCCAAAGACTGCAGCTGTTCGCCGTGGTTGCGCTCGGCATCCTCCACACATTGGCGCGTCAGCGCCGTCACCACAGGCAGCACCAACACCGCTTGAGCCAGCACCATGGCCTTGAGGCTGAACAACCAGCCCAAGCCGCCCAACGGGCCTGTGCGCGAAAGCAGCAAATACACCAGCAAGCCCACCACCACCGAGGGCAGCGCCAGCAGGGTGTTCAACACGGTCAACAACACATCACGCCCGGCAAACCGCGCCACGCCCAACCAAGCGCCCAGCACCACGCCCAAACTGCACGCCATAGCCGTTGCCAGCACACTCACCCAGAGGGAGCGGCCCACGATGGACCAGAGCAAGGGGTCAAGTTCGGTGAGTAAGTGGAGCGCCGTCAGGGTGGTATCGGTGAACGTGGTCATAAAAGAATAAAAACTTCAGTTATCGTAGTCAGCTACCTAAAACCCCACCATATGTCCTGTTGTGCATAGCGTTCACCTTCACTACACCCTCAGCCACCGCAACGACGCCGAAAGTCATGTCAGTCCAGAGGCGACATTGCTCAGCCATCCGCTCATGGCCTTGTTGAAGGCCGTGGCAGAGCAAGGGTCTATTTCAGCAGCCGCACGACAAATGGATTTGTCTTACCGACATGTGTGGGGGGAACTCAAACGCTGGGAAGAAGTGCTGGGCCACGAACTCATCATTTGGGAAAAAGGCCAATCGGCCCGCTTGACCGAGTTTGGCGACAAGCTCATGTGGGCTGAGCGCCTCACCCAAGCCCGTTTGGCCCCGCAGCTCGAAGCGCTGCGGGCCGACCTGGAGCGCACCTTTGCTGTGGCGTTTGACCCCGAAGCCCATGTGCTCACGCTCTATGCCAGCCACGACGATGCGCTGCCCCGATTACGGGAACAAGCTGCCAGCTCGGGCTTGCACCTAGACATTCGCTTTTGCGGCAGCGTGGACGCCATTCGCGCCCTGAACGAAGGGCGCTGCACATTGGCAGGGTTTCACACCCAAGTGCAACCCCACCAAGATTCACACACCGCCCAGGCTTACCGCGATTTGCTGCAACCGGGTTTGCACAAAATCATTGGCTTTGCCACACGCACCCAAGGTCTCATGACCGCCAGCGGCAATCCCAAACAGCTCCACAATTTGACTGACGTGGCGATCAGCCGAGCCATTTTTGTGCAGCGCAGCCCCGGCACGGGCACCCGCGTGCTGTTGGACGATTTATTGGCCAAAGACCAGCTCACCAATGCCGATTTGAACAACTGGCCAGATGAAGAGCCCTCACACACGGCCTTGGCCGAGGCCATAGCGTCCGGCCGCTGCGATGTAGGCCTAGGCATCGAAAGTACGGCCCGCGCACGGGGCCTCGGTTTTGTACCTTTGGTGCAGGAGCAGTTTCATTTGGTATGCCTCAAATCGGCCCTCGACACGCCCGCCACGCAAGCCCTGCGGGACTTGCTGCAAGACGCAACATGGCACGCAGCACTCAACACCCTCCCCGGCTACCAAGCCCAAGACAGCGGCCAAGTG from Limnohabitans curvus carries:
- the rpsA gene encoding 30S ribosomal protein S1, giving the protein MSESFAALFEESLKRSEMRTGEVITAEVVRIEHNHVVVNAGLKSEAYVPIEEFKNDKGELEVQAGDFVSVAIGSVENGYGDTILSRDTAKRLASWMSLEKALESGEFVTGTTSGKVKGGLTVLVNGIRAFLPGSLIDTRPIKDLSPYENKTMEFKVIKLDRKRNNVVLSRRAVVEASMGEERAKLMETLKEGSIVNGVVKNITEYGAFVDLGGIDGLLHITDMAWRRVRHPSEVVTAGQEITAKILKFDTEKNRVSLGLKQMGDDPWMGVNRRYPQSTRLFGKITNIADYGAFVELEPGIEGLVHVSEMDWTNKNVAPSKIVSLGDEVEVMVLEIDEDKRRISLGMKQCKANPWQDFAQNTKRGDRVKGPIKSITDFGVFVGLAAGIDGLVHLSDLSWNETGENAVREYKKGQEVEALVLAVDVDRERISLGIKQLDSDPFTTFVSINDKGQTVTGKVKTVDAKGAEIDLGEDIVGYLRVSEISRDRVEDASHVLKVGDEVTAVVVNVDRKTRNIQLSIKAKDAVDQQEAMASLSQQSKSENAGTTSLGALLRAKLDNN
- a CDS encoding substrate-binding domain-containing protein, giving the protein MHSVHLHYTLSHRNDAESHVSPEATLLSHPLMALLKAVAEQGSISAAARQMDLSYRHVWGELKRWEEVLGHELIIWEKGQSARLTEFGDKLMWAERLTQARLAPQLEALRADLERTFAVAFDPEAHVLTLYASHDDALPRLREQAASSGLHLDIRFCGSVDAIRALNEGRCTLAGFHTQVQPHQDSHTAQAYRDLLQPGLHKIIGFATRTQGLMTASGNPKQLHNLTDVAISRAIFVQRSPGTGTRVLLDDLLAKDQLTNADLNNWPDEEPSHTALAEAIASGRCDVGLGIESTARARGLGFVPLVQEQFHLVCLKSALDTPATQALRDLLQDATWHAALNTLPGYQAQDSGQVQSLRQQLPWWTFKRAKKTS
- the rfaD gene encoding ADP-glyceromanno-heptose 6-epimerase, with protein sequence MKIVVTGAAGFIGSNIIKGLNARGITNIIAVDDLTEGDKFRNIADLKIADYLDKDVFYELFAENAFGKVEAVFHEGACSDTMESDGKYMMDNNYTLSCGLFNACQQSGTRLLYASSAATYGGSDTFVESPEYELPLNVYGYSKLLFDQRMRLECNNNFKKFKRQVVGFRYFNVYGPREQHKGRMASVAFHQFNQFNAEGKVKLFGEYGGYAQGAQMRDFVFIDDVVAVNLWFLDNPDKSGIFNLGSGRAQPFNDVALSVVNAMRAKKGEAALDLAGAAKAGLIEYVPFPDALRGKYQCYTQADLTNLRASGCDHPFADVQSGVTQYMATLSK
- a CDS encoding ComEA family DNA-binding protein, which produces MNTPHHNFGFCAVFKALKRCKWRGVVRGLLSSVVALMFCDAVLALDINQANEAELDSVKGMGPALSAKVLSARTQGSFKDWSDLMQRVSGIRQNKALHFSEQGLTVNGQAFRAKP
- the rfaE1 gene encoding D-glycero-beta-D-manno-heptose-7-phosphate kinase: MTTITKQQLSQAHVLVVGDVMLDRYWYGAVDRISPEAPVPVVRITREENRLGGCANVAYNVVSVGAKASLLSVVGDDDASHLLEDLVAKTGIAPHLGRDSLLKTTVKLRVIGRQQQLLRVDFENTPQNEVLASQTDQFLQLLPAHNVVLFSDYGKGGLAHVSQMIAAARAAGKAVLIDPKGSDYSRYAGATCITPNRAELEQVIGKWASEAELKQKAHALRQELKLDALLLTRSEEGMTLFDAQGELSVSAQAREVFDVTGAGDTVIATLATLVAAGLSLRDAMPLANKAGGVVVGKFGTATVSYEELMA
- a CDS encoding integration host factor subunit beta, translating into MTRSDLVEELAARFGQLTHRDAEFAVKTLLDAMSDALVRGHRIELRGFGSFSINRRPPRMGRNPRSGESVAIPEKRVPHFKPGKALREAVDTRTQELLAGSAPKG
- a CDS encoding oxidoreductase-like domain-containing protein, coding for MSIESLADMPLSDGPSAQALFAKAQALASQCGVSLRTPPSEPTTCCGRGCNGCVWEGFFAAATFWREDALALLQAAQWPSR
- the lapB gene encoding lipopolysaccharide assembly protein LapB gives rise to the protein MEFDLSWILLGLPLAFILGWVASRMDLRQLRLENRQTPKAYFKGLNHLLNEQQDQAIDAFIEAVQHDPDTSELHFALGNLFRRRGEYERAVRVHQHLLSRGDLSQADHDRAQHALALDYLKAGLLDRAEDALTKLEGTAHQAQAHLALLSIYERSRDWAKASVIAKKLGNSGQGSFQGRLAHYLCEEAESLDVTQHAAQVIVLLKQATDAAPQNARARIALAKAFEQTDRASEAYATLDNLAEQVPSSLPLVAPKLAALAQTLNCMPKALALLETSYTKTASLDVLNAIVTLRRAQGETNTGGLFAKHLEREPSLVAATQWIANEKFEHEEFHPQVQRALERAAKPLQRYRCAACGFEATQHFWQCPGCQAWDSYPARRVEEL
- a CDS encoding ATP-binding cassette domain-containing protein encodes the protein MSAVLNLRDVSVQFGAHLALQGVNVSMQAGERVALVGANGSGKSTLLRVAHGLLKVSHGHVSVATDVTQAMAFQRPHMLRSSVLRFVVWGLWLQGTPWRDAHVRAMQALERVGLQDIAQRSARTLSGGQQQRLALARAWALQPNFVLLDEPTSSLDPHAKREVERLLAEWVAAAEVSLLFSSHNLGQVKRLATRVIYLEAGRVLADLPVDAFFNQPLGESHPEAHLFLKGELG
- a CDS encoding ABC transporter permease, whose protein sequence is MTTFTDTTLTALHLLTELDPLLWSIVGRSLWVSVLATAMACSLGVVLGAWLGVARFAGRDVLLTVLNTLLALPSVVVGLLVYLLLSRTGPLGGLGWLFSLKAMVLAQAVLVLPVVTALTRQCVEDAERNHGEQLQSLGAKPWLRSVLLAWDERYTLLTVLIAAFGRAISEVGAVMVVGGNIEGFTRVMTTAIALETSKGDLPLALALGLVLMSVVLLLNVCISALRRWRQRMDGSGTDPVQGVLV
- a CDS encoding substrate-binding domain-containing protein, which translates into the protein MTRRTHLFSLASLLAVVLTVGSSVARAQAPSIVMASTTSTEQSGLFAHLLPAFKQASGIDIKVVALGTGQALDTGRRGDADVLFVHDQAAEEKFVAEGFGVKRYPVMYNDFVLVGPANDPAKVRGKDIVSALQKVATTQAGFVSRGDKSGTHAAELRYWKVAGLDNKGAGYKECGCGMGPALNIASSTGAYALTDRGTWLNFKNRQDLQVLVEGDNRLFNQYGVMVVNPAKHPHVKADLAQKFVDWVISPAGQSSISAYKIGGEQLFFSNANK
- a CDS encoding lipopolysaccharide assembly protein LapA domain-containing protein — encoded protein: MKNLMWLLQLLLKAAIFFTLFAFALNNQHDAVVHFFFGTTWNAPLVLVLLTVFVMGVAVGVIGMVPRWWKHRRLAKLATPSTPDNTPSATSSADPTHGI